A stretch of Candidatus Nitrosotenuis cloacae DNA encodes these proteins:
- a CDS encoding P-II family nitrogen regulator, whose amino-acid sequence MIRIEIILPKNEVMAVSEGLKKINVGGLTVSKKRGRGKNPPPEIHASKGMEVFVPQFSDKYVVEIIVQDGNVDEAIKIIRENATIGKIFVHPVLRAVDIKTGAEDKDAI is encoded by the coding sequence TTGATACGAATCGAGATAATTCTACCGAAAAACGAGGTAATGGCAGTAAGCGAAGGACTCAAGAAGATCAACGTAGGTGGCCTGACGGTCTCAAAGAAACGCGGCCGAGGTAAGAACCCACCTCCTGAGATTCACGCCTCAAAGGGCATGGAAGTCTTTGTGCCGCAGTTTTCCGACAAGTATGTCGTGGAGATAATAGTTCAGGACGGCAACGTTGATGAGGCAATAAAGATAATCCGAGAAAACGCGACGATCGGCAAGATATTTGTGCATCCGGTTTTGCGCGCAGTCGACATAAAGACTGGCGCCGAAGACAAGGACGCAATCTAG